The Eubalaena glacialis isolate mEubGla1 chromosome 3, mEubGla1.1.hap2.+ XY, whole genome shotgun sequence nucleotide sequence CCAACTCCCAGCTATTGCCCGAGTAAGGCATTTTTAGACACATCATTGCTACTTCGAAATTAAAAGTGAATCAGTCCTGTGGAGTTAATTACCAGTAAATACAACCTGAAATAGGTCTCCCACATGGCACTGAACTAGCATAAGGTGTTCTCATTGTTAGCCAGAAACACTGCAATGTATCAGATACTTGAAAAGCTAAGTTTATAGACTTGGCAACCGTTTATAGGAATAGCGGGAAAAATCGTTAGTAGCATCCACAgtgagaaacatggataaaggcCTAATTAAAAGAAGACCTTTTTGACAGAGATTTAGACAAGCgtcccccagccccccccccaaaaaattcagCTCTCTGTTGTTGCAGCCTATTCCCCAAATCAGTTATACGTACAAAAAGGAAATTACACCTATTTCTTTTCACTGCTGGCATATGGATCCTATTTAGTTATAAAAGgtagaaataattttagaaactaaaagtaaaattaaataaagccaGAACGAAGAAATTACTTTCATCACCAATGCTTCGGGATACAGTGTCATCTGCTTCAGCGTTCTCGAGGAGGTATGCAAGAAGATCAGAGACCGAAGAAAAAAACTCGGAGGAATAGTTGTCTGaactttaattaaatatttgaatCAAGAAAAATGGGAACAGATGAAACCTTAGTAAAAGAGAAATGGTGCATGCACAAAGGGGATAGATTAATAAAATGACTGCTGATCTATTATTGGTAATAaacacatttgttttgttttgtttttctacaaaCATGTCAAAGTTTCCTGCAACTCCCATAATTATTCAAACGCACAAGTGTTCCCACTATCCTGGCTTACAAATGTCCAGGAGGCCAACAAAGCAAGCTGTTTTGGTTCCTGAATTACACAGTTAATTGAGGCTGTTCAGCCCCAGATTTGATGTAGTGAACAGTCAGAATTGCTGATAGCTGAGTATCTTATTACTttactctcatttttattttctaaagtgaTTTCACACAATTTtgcatttcaaatatttctaaataaatttagtaaacCAGAGATGAAAATGGCAAGCCTCAAATCATATGTTTTAGAACAGATTCCCATTTGAACTGTTCGTTTTATATAACTGAGTTTATTACACCTTCTTTAACAGATATGATATTAATGGTAAGTGTCATGGTAATACATAAAAACACTGTTACTTTCTAATGTGTGACTTGTCTAAACCCTAAAAAGAGCACAGGTGGCTTTGCAGAGCCAAATCATATTATTGATCCATCTTGACCATGGTTCATTTGCAAGATAAAGTCCCACCTGGGAGTCTTCTCATAAAGTGGGTCAAGACACGAAGAACTCTAGGTAGCCAGaggtgtctctgtgtctcttttcaaATAATTGATGGCCACTTCTTCTGGTGTGTGGAAGAAGTAAAATGTCCTTGTCAAATGGGTATTGCTTTAGTACCACATGCCCAATAAGTTCTAGCATCTAGGAGAGCATGCAATAGAGGTTAATATTAGCTATGCAGTCATGGTATTATTAGTGTTTAATTATATCATGTGCAttgagatattttaaatgttaaagagaaaacagaaggacTTATTCTCCTTAGCAACCATTAGAGTACAGAATGTTCACAGCTGCAATCACACTCATAAGGCAGGTTAAATTGATGACAAAATGAGGGTAGCAACTAATGTGCATGCTATAGAAAACCTGAAAGTGGTACCTAAAATAGATAGCCCCCTTATGTTTTCCAAAAATCCCATAGCTGGCTCAGACCATCAATCAGCACAATGGAAATCTGTCACTTTAACACTCAATGCCGATTTTCAGTCTTAGAAGTGCAAAGGGGGGggtgtaaaataataaatctggGGGTTTTCCCCCTCACTGGCTAAGATTCTATCTCATTGGGGAAtgattttactttataaaaacccttttaaaaataaagggctTAAGGTCTTAATGGCAACTCATACTGGTGTGCACATCTGTGGCTTCATTCTTCAGGTTAATATACAAAGGCTAAATTATAGCAGAAGCATCATCGAAGGTAGGTTACTTTCTAAAATGCttcataaatattatttccttcAATATTATTTCCTTTGGCTCATGCACACTCAAGGCGCTTCATATATATTATAAGATGATGAAGGTGGGAATGGTAATTATGTTATCAAAGCTGTTTTTCCAAAAcagtgttgaaagaaattaaccGGTTCTTTCAAAATGTCAGTGTGCAAGTTCCTGAAGTTTCCCGGTGTTTTGACTTTAGGATTTCTCCAAAACACGCAAACGAAGGGTAAAAATCAGGTGGCCGTCGAAAATGACTTCGCGGACCCCCGTATACGGAAACCTCGGTTCAGGTATCCCACTGGGGTCGAAGGCGAAATCTTCGCACCGATGTATTATTGAGCTTCACCCGCAGGAGTCTTCGTTCAGGCAGGGGATGCTTTCCAAGATCACGAGGCGGTGGTGCCCAAGGGCGATGGAAGCTGGGAATCTCCGCTTCCCGCCCGCCCTGCCCGGGTCACCAGTGCTGGCCTGCGGCGCGAGTGCCCAGCTGCGCCTGGGACACCGCAGGCACAgccgtggcggcggcggcagcggccgcCGCATCGCCGATGCCGGGCAGGACGGAGCGCACGGAGCGGCGGAACTCCTCGTTCCTCCACGTGTAGAGCAGCGGGTTGAGCGCGGACAGAGCGCAGCACAGGAGCCAGCTGGCCGCCTGCACACCCCAGGGCACGGGCAGCGAGAAGCCGCTGGCCAGGCTCACCCACACCAGCGGCTGCGTGGCCAGCAAGAAGACGCAGCAGAGCAGCAGCACCGACAGGCCGCTGAGACGCCGCTGCGCCCGCCGCGGGTGCAgcgctgggggcaggggctgggcctgAGCCGGGTGCGCGGTACCAGCCGGGCCTGGCGCGTGAGGGGCGCCCGggaaggcggcggcggcggcgcagccgggcagctggtgcagcaggTGGAAGTTGAGGACGCTGACCCGCTTGACGCTGACGCGCACGCGGCGCACGATGCCCAGGTAGCAGTGCAGCAGCAGCGCCGTCTGCGCTAGCAGCGCCGCGGCGGCCAGCAGCGCCGGGTAGTGGACGCGCGGGGGCGCGGCGCCGGGACGCGGCGCCCAGGGCGGGAGCAGCAGCACGAGGCCCAGGGCGAGTGCCCAGGACAGCGCCAGCATGCCGGCCGTGTGGCGCCGCTGGTACAGCGCCTGGTAGGTGGCGGGCGCCCGGGTGATGAGCAGGTAGCGGTTCAGGGCCACCAGGCAGTGGGACAAGAGGGACACGGTGAGCCCGAGGCCCAGCAGCCCGCCCCGCAGCAGGCGGTAGCTCCCCCCGGCGCCGTCCCAGTCCCCGGGGGGCTCCACGGAGCCCGCGGGCAGGAGCCCGAGCACCGCCTCCTGCGGCATCCAGAGGGCGCAGACGCTGAGGTCGGCGGCGCAGCCGTTCACGATGAAGGCGTTGCTGGTAGTCTGCAGCTTTCGGAAGGACGACACGAGATAGATGACCATGCCGTTGGCCAGCGTGCCCCCGATGGCCAGGCCTGAGTACAGGAGGGACACGGGGATGCGCCGGCCCGCCCACGACTCCTCTTCCTCGCAGAGCAGCAACAGCGATCCCCCGGTGGCGGAGGAAGTGGACGTGGAAGAGTTGGTCATTCTGGCCAACTCTTCACACCTCTCTGGCTAGCGTCGGCTTCTCGCAGCGCGGCCCATCCTGACACCCGCCTGCAGAGAGGGCAGAGACATCCCTTCAGCCCTCTGCCACCGACACAAAAGGCTGAAGCAGAAtaatgggctgggggagggggagagacggAGCTCTAGGAGAACGGGGGTGGCAAACGACAGGTGCCTGCCTGGGAAATGTCTCTAGTGCCAGACGAAGGGCCTCTTTACATTCAGCaagcaccagggaagccctaggacaGAGCAATACAGAGAACAGTTTCCCCTTCTCCCCCtaaacacacacatagacacacacacggGAATGGCAGATGGAGCCCCTAGTTTCCAGGAAAAAGCAGAGATATCCCACCCGGGAA carries:
- the GPR88 gene encoding probable G-protein coupled receptor 88 is translated as MTNSSTSTSSATGGSLLLLCEEEESWAGRRIPVSLLYSGLAIGGTLANGMVIYLVSSFRKLQTTSNAFIVNGCAADLSVCALWMPQEAVLGLLPAGSVEPPGDWDGAGGSYRLLRGGLLGLGLTVSLLSHCLVALNRYLLITRAPATYQALYQRRHTAGMLALSWALALGLVLLLPPWAPRPGAAPPRVHYPALLAAAALLAQTALLLHCYLGIVRRVRVSVKRVSVLNFHLLHQLPGCAAAAAFPGAPHAPGPAGTAHPAQAQPLPPALHPRRAQRRLSGLSVLLLCCVFLLATQPLVWVSLASGFSLPVPWGVQAASWLLCCALSALNPLLYTWRNEEFRRSVRSVLPGIGDAAAAAAAATAVPAVSQAQLGTRAAGQHW